The nucleotide window CAACACCGCCGCCCAGCGGAGCGCGCTCGACGCGCGCGCTGCGGCGGAGCTGCGGGCCGAGCGGCTCCGCCTCGAGCGCGAGGCCGCGGCTCGACGCGCCGGCTTCCACGGCAAGTGCCCGCCCGACAAGCCGCTGTGCTGAGGTCCGCGGGCGGCCACGCGGCGAGCGCGATGTAGGCGCTCCGAGCGGCCCCGGCGGTGCTCCAGGAGCGCTGGCAAGACCAGGTCGGTCGCGTTACGATGGCGGTGTCGCCGTCGACGTCACCCTCTGCTCCCCGAGGCCGCTGATGACGCCCGAGTTGCCAACGCTGCGCTGCGAGATCCGCCACCCGTCCCCCGCGCACGGCTGGCTCAAGTGGAGCCTGGCGCTGGTGGTCATCGCCGGCGGCATGGTCGACGCGCTGTGGTTGGTCCCGGCCCAGCGCGAGTCCGCGCGCCGGTGCCACCGCGCTGAGCGCGTCGAGACGACGCCCGCACCCACGCCGACGCCGCGGCCCCGCGTCACCCGGGTCGACAACGTGCTCCTCGGCGCGCCGCGCTGATCGCCAGGCCGTCGGCGATCTGATCGCCAGGTCCGTCGGCTCGTCGGCTCGTCGGCTCGTCGGCTCGTCGGCTCGTCGGCTCGTCGGCTCGTCGGCTCGTCGGCTCGTCGGCCCGTCGGCTCGTCCGCTCGTCCGTCGTCAGCTCGTCGTGGCCGCGCGCACCGCGTCGTCGTAGTGCCGCCAGCACACCGGGTGGTACTCGGTGTCGCCGAGCTGCACCGTCGGTCCGTCGATCGCCGCCTTGCCGTCGGCCAGGCGCAGGTTGCAGATCGCCTTGCCGTTGCAGTACTGGCAGGTGACCTTGACCTCCTCGATGCGGTCGGCCAGCTCCATCAAGCGCTGCGCGCCGGGGAACAGCCTGGTGCGGAAGTCGGTGCGCAGGCCGTAGCAGATCACCGGCACGCCCGGGTCGACCGTCGCGCGCCGCAGCGCCTCGACCGCCGCCGGCGTCAGGAACTGGGCCTCGTCGACCAGCACGCAGTGGTATCCAGCGAACTGCGCGGGATCGAGCGGCGTCGTGTCGTCGATCACCAGATCGGCCTCGGCCGACAGGCCCGAGCGCGACGCGATCGTCGTGCCCCCGAAGCGCGTGTCGATGCGCGGCTTCACGAGCAAGACGCGCTTGCCCTGCTTGCGGTAGTTGTGGGCCACGGCCAGCAGGTTCAGCGTCTTGGCGCTGTCCATCGTGCCGTAGCGAAAGTAGAGCTTGGCCACCGCGCGAGGCTACTCACGCCGCGCCCGCCCGTCGAGCACCCCACGCACCGAGCCGCCCGCTCGCTCGCCGACCGATCCGCGAGGGACCCTCCGGATGCGCCCACCACCCGCCCCGCGATGAACGCTCCGGATGCGCCCACCACCCGCCCCGCGATCGCAGGCTCCGGGCCGTTTCGGGTGGGGGCCCCGGCGAATGCCGGGGGAGGGGTTTTTCGAAAACCCCTCTCTAGTAACTCGAGGAGCCGCCCGGATTTGAACCGGGGGATGGAGGTTTTGCAGACCTCTGCCTTACCACTTGGCTACGGCTCCGACGGTCCGGATGTAGCAAGGCCCCGCCCCCGGCCGCAAGGGCGAGGTCGCGAATCCTTCATCGCCCGCGGCCGACGCGCAGCTCGAGCCCGAGGTTGACCTCGAGGATGTCGGTGACGCCGCCGGCGCGGTCGGCGGTGATGAACTGGCGACCGTCGAGCCGCAGCCGCATCGCGTCGCCGATGTCGACGGCCCCGGTCAGGCCCCAGCCGACGTCGGGGTCGACGTCGTCGGTCGCGTCGCGCGAGTCGCTGGTGAGCGCGTAGGCGCCGGCGCTGGCAAGCGCGCGCAGCTCGAACCGGCCGCGATCGATCATGCGGACCCCGGCGCTGGCGTGGCCGCCGAGCACCAGCGCCGACTGGTTCGCGCCGACGAAGCGGGTCGGGATGGCCGCGACCTCGGCCTCGACGAACACGTTGCGATCGACCCAGTAGGCGGCGCGCGCGCCGACCGCCGGGCCCGTGCCGACGACGTCGGACGCGAGCGCGGCGTTGCCCAGCTCGGTGCCCTCGACCGCGCCGGTCGGCAGGTACGTGACGCCGGCGAACCCGCCGACGGTCCAGCGCGGGCCGGCCGCGGGCGCGGGCCCGGCGGGCGGCGGCGTCGCGGCGGTCGCCGCGATCGGCGCCACTGTGATCTCGACCTCGCCGAGGCTGCGCTGGGTGGTGGCGTCGACGACGCGGACCACGCCGGTGACCGGCGCGTCGGCCGCGGCCCGCAGCGTGGCCCGGAGGCCGGTCGCGGTCCGCGTGGTGCCCTCGACGGTCAGGCCGACCGACGGCTCGAGCTGCCACGCGTCGCCGAGCGGCGCGTCGGCGGTCAGCGCGATGATCAGCTCGGTCGTGCCGCCCGCGACCACCGCCGCTCGATCGGCCGCTGCCGCGAACACCACCTCGGTCACCGCCAGGGTGATCGGCGCCAGGGCCAGGCCCTCGGCGGTGGTGCAGCGGACCTCGGTCGGGCCCGGCGTGAGCAGCACCGCGACCGCCGCCGGCGCGCCGCCCGCGCTGCACGTGACGCCGTCGGTGACGATCCGGGTGCCGCGCGCCACCACGATCGGCGCGCCGGCGCGGGCCGGGTCGATCGGCTCGTCGTCCCCGACGGCCGCGGCCACGGGCGGCGCGTCGGCGCCCGGCGCCGCCAGCGCGATGCCACGGACGGTCACCGCCAGCGCGGACCCGGGCTTGCCCTCGAGGCGGTCCTTGTCGAGCGACGCCACCTGCGCGGTGTACGCGCCCGGTGGCGCGCCGAACAGCTCGAAC belongs to Myxococcales bacterium and includes:
- a CDS encoding thymidine kinase; translation: MAKLYFRYGTMDSAKTLNLLAVAHNYRKQGKRVLLVKPRIDTRFGGTTIASRSGLSAEADLVIDDTTPLDPAQFAGYHCVLVDEAQFLTPAAVEALRRATVDPGVPVICYGLRTDFRTRLFPGAQRLMELADRIEEVKVTCQYCNGKAICNLRLADGKAAIDGPTVQLGDTEYHPVCWRHYDDAVRAATTS